A genomic window from Planctomycetia bacterium includes:
- a CDS encoding sulfatase-like hydrolase/transferase: MSEAKRVIVLSVDRLRTQFLGCYGNAWIATPAIDRLACESIVFDDAHASGPNLTDFFQSAWHPAAREWIAGATSTFISDDAEATALAGAAGFAEVIELPSGVGAAQAEDLEETHLASVFAAATEQLLQTPHEANLFWLHIGSLGQVWDAPRALRERYHEDDDAPLPEFVEPPCKLLAANFDPDERWGCALAYAAQISTFDACLDLFLEQLRTSALWSNATFLLCGVRGYPLGEHRRVGPFDESLYGELLHVPWIMRLPSAAQAQQRRPELTSAEDLAAIIHGAAPTARERLTFSSAEEETALRTREWFLRRTIRAGEPRVELYVKPDDRWEVNNVHDRCRDVVEELLAAPIQSLPSPGR; encoded by the coding sequence GTGAGCGAAGCGAAGCGTGTCATCGTGCTAAGCGTCGATCGCCTGCGCACGCAGTTCCTCGGTTGCTACGGCAACGCCTGGATCGCCACGCCGGCCATCGATCGTCTGGCCTGCGAATCGATTGTCTTCGACGACGCGCACGCCTCCGGCCCAAACTTGACGGACTTCTTTCAATCCGCGTGGCATCCCGCGGCGCGTGAGTGGATCGCCGGCGCCACGTCGACGTTCATTTCTGACGATGCGGAAGCCACGGCGCTCGCCGGCGCGGCCGGATTTGCGGAGGTCATCGAATTGCCATCAGGCGTCGGCGCAGCGCAGGCCGAAGATTTGGAAGAAACGCACCTGGCCAGCGTGTTCGCCGCGGCGACCGAGCAACTCCTTCAAACGCCGCACGAAGCGAACCTGTTCTGGCTGCACATCGGCTCATTGGGACAGGTCTGGGACGCCCCGCGCGCCTTGCGCGAACGCTACCACGAAGACGACGACGCACCACTACCGGAGTTTGTCGAACCACCCTGCAAACTGCTCGCCGCCAACTTCGATCCCGACGAACGCTGGGGCTGCGCCCTTGCCTACGCCGCGCAAATCTCCACGTTCGACGCCTGCCTGGACTTGTTCCTCGAACAACTGCGCACTTCCGCGCTTTGGTCCAACGCGACGTTCCTGCTCTGCGGCGTACGCGGCTATCCCCTCGGCGAACATCGCCGCGTCGGACCGTTCGATGAATCACTGTACGGCGAATTGCTGCATGTCCCCTGGATCATGCGGCTGCCCAGCGCAGCGCAAGCGCAGCAGCGCCGTCCCGAATTGACATCTGCCGAAGACCTCGCGGCAATCATCCACGGCGCAGCGCCCACGGCGCGCGAACGGTTGACCTTTTCGAGCGCCGAAGAGGAAACCGCGTTGCGCACCCGAGAATGGTTCCTGCGCCGCACAATCCGCGCAGGCGAACCGCGCGTCGAACTCTACGTAAAACCCGACGATCGCTGGGAAGTCAACAACGTCCACGACCGCTGCCGCGACGTCGTGGAAGAGTTGCTGGCCGCGCCTATCCAGTCCCTCCCATCGCCGGGTCGCTGA
- a CDS encoding altronate dehydratase family protein: MRNATVDALHLHPTDNLAVATRLLESGEAIEVAGGKVKLRESVRLGHKFAVAPIAKGERTRKYGQTIGFATEPIEPGAWIHTHNCAAGEFARDYAFAQETPPDPQPLEGYTFQGYRRADGRVGTRNYVAVVSSVNCSATVCKYVAERFNRDLLKQFPNVDGVLPIMHQTGCGIQYGGEAHQMLARTLAGFAKHPNVGAYLIIGLGCETGTIGYLMEHEKLVQIGGPTPVRPPAISMQDVGGTAAAIEAGIQQLAALLPRANDVRRETVPASEIVLGLNCGGSDGNSGITANPALGVASDLLVAAGGTAMLAETPEIYGAEHLLTRRAKTRAIGEKLVERIKWWERYTGLFGVSMDNNPSPGNKEGGLTTIYEKSLGAVAKAGSTALAGVYEYAEPVTARGMVVVDTPGFDPVSVTGIVASGANVVCFTTGRGSCYGCQPTPSIKIASNTPMYERMQADMDLNAGEILRGEPIADVGKRIFDLILETASGRKTKSEELGIGALEFAPWNVGPTL; the protein is encoded by the coding sequence ATGCGGAACGCCACTGTCGACGCCCTCCACCTCCATCCCACCGACAACCTCGCCGTCGCCACGCGGTTGCTGGAATCAGGCGAAGCGATCGAAGTCGCCGGCGGAAAGGTGAAGCTACGCGAATCGGTTCGGCTGGGGCATAAGTTCGCCGTCGCGCCGATCGCGAAAGGAGAACGCACTCGCAAATACGGCCAAACGATCGGCTTCGCCACCGAGCCGATCGAACCCGGCGCATGGATTCATACGCACAACTGCGCCGCGGGCGAGTTCGCGCGCGACTACGCGTTTGCCCAGGAAACCCCGCCCGATCCCCAGCCGTTGGAAGGTTACACGTTCCAAGGCTATCGCCGCGCCGATGGCCGCGTCGGCACGCGCAACTATGTGGCCGTGGTGTCGTCGGTGAATTGCTCCGCCACGGTTTGCAAATACGTCGCCGAGCGGTTCAATCGCGACTTGTTGAAACAGTTCCCCAACGTCGACGGCGTCCTGCCGATCATGCATCAAACCGGTTGCGGCATTCAATACGGCGGCGAGGCCCACCAGATGCTCGCGCGAACGCTGGCCGGGTTCGCCAAACACCCGAACGTCGGCGCGTACTTGATCATCGGTCTCGGCTGCGAGACTGGCACGATCGGCTACCTGATGGAGCATGAAAAGCTCGTGCAGATCGGCGGCCCGACGCCGGTGCGCCCGCCGGCGATCAGCATGCAAGACGTCGGCGGCACGGCGGCCGCGATCGAGGCAGGCATCCAGCAACTCGCCGCGCTCCTGCCTCGCGCCAACGACGTGCGCCGCGAAACGGTGCCGGCCTCCGAGATCGTCCTCGGTCTCAATTGCGGCGGCTCTGACGGCAATTCCGGCATCACGGCGAATCCTGCGCTCGGCGTCGCAAGTGACCTGCTCGTCGCAGCCGGCGGCACCGCCATGCTGGCCGAGACCCCGGAAATCTACGGCGCGGAACATCTCCTCACGCGTCGCGCGAAGACGCGCGCCATCGGCGAAAAACTCGTCGAGCGCATCAAGTGGTGGGAACGCTACACCGGCCTGTTCGGCGTCAGCATGGACAACAACCCCTCGCCGGGCAACAAAGAAGGCGGCCTCACCACGATCTACGAAAAATCACTCGGCGCCGTCGCCAAGGCCGGTTCCACGGCCCTCGCCGGCGTGTACGAATACGCCGAACCCGTCACCGCCCGCGGCATGGTCGTCGTCGATACGCCCGGCTTCGATCCCGTCAGCGTGACGGGTATCGTCGCCAGCGGCGCGAACGTCGTCTGTTTCACCACCGGCCGCGGCAGTTGCTACGGCTGCCAACCAACGCCGTCGATCAAGATCGCCTCGAACACGCCAATGTACGAGCGCATGCAAGCCGACATGGATCTCAACGCCGGCGAAATCCTCCGCGGCGAACCGATCGCCGACGTCGGCAAACGCATCTTCGATTTGATTCTCGAAACCGCCAGCGGGCGAAAAACCAAGAGCGAAGAACTCGGCATCGGCGCATTGGAGTTCGCCCCCTGGAACGTGGGACCGACCCTGTGA